The Xiphophorus hellerii strain 12219 chromosome 5, Xiphophorus_hellerii-4.1, whole genome shotgun sequence genome window below encodes:
- the rps3a gene encoding small ribosomal subunit protein eS1 — MAVGKNKRLTKGGKKGAKKKIVDPFSKKDWYDVKAPAMFNIRNIGKTLVTRTQGTRIASDGLKGRVFEVSLADLQNDEVAFRKFKLVTEDVQGKNCLTNFHGMDLTRDKMCSMVKKWQTMIEAHVDVKTTDGYLLRLFCVGFTKKRTNQIRKTSYAQHQQVRQIRKKMMEIMTREVQTNDLKEVVNKLIPDSVGKDIEKACQSIYPLHDVYVRKVKMLKKPKFELGKLMELHGEGGSTTTAKVSGDDTGAKVERADGYEPPIQETV, encoded by the exons ATGGCAGTCGGCAAGAATAAGAGGCTGACCAAAGGCGGCAAAAAAGGTGCCAAAAAGAAGAT TGTGGACCCGTTCTCTAAGAAGGACTGGTACGATGTCAAGGCACCAGCCATGTTCAACATCCGCAACATTGGCAAAACCTTGGTCACCAGGACTCAGGGAACCA GGATTGCCTCTGACGGACTGAAGGGACGCGTGTTCGAGGTGAGCTTGGCTGACCTGCAGAACGACGAGGTGGCCTTCCGCAAGTTCAAGCTGGTCACCGAGGACGTTCAGGGCAAGAACTGCCTCACCAACTTCCACGGCATGGATCTGACCCGCGACAAGATGTGCTCCATGGTCAAGAAGTGGCAG ACCATGATCGAGGCCCACGTGGACGTGAAGACGACCGACGGATACCTCCTGCGTCTCTTCTGCGTGGGCTTCACAAAGAAGCGCACCAACCAGATCAGGAAGACGTCATACGCCCAGCACCAGCAGGTCCGCCAGATCCGCAAGAAGATGATGGAGATCATGACGCGCGAGGTCCAGACCAACGACCTGAAGGAAGTGGTCAACAAGCT GATCCCAGACAGCGTCGGCAAAGACATAGAGAAGGCGTGTCAGTCCATCTACCCCCTACATGACGTCTACGTCCGCAAGGTCAAGATGCTGAAGAAGCCCAAGTTTGAAC TGGGCAAACTGATGGAGCTCCACGGCGAAGGCGGCTCCACCACCACCGCCAAGGTTTCTGGGGACGACACCGGAGCCAAGGTGGAGAGGGCCGACGGCTATGAGCCCCCCATCCAGGAGACTGTCTGA